A section of the Paramisgurnus dabryanus chromosome 4, PD_genome_1.1, whole genome shotgun sequence genome encodes:
- the cep97 gene encoding centrosomal protein of 97 kDa isoform X2: MMGVSKLINLRVLNLPNNSIGYIEGLKDLIHLEWLNLSGNNIKVIEQLSSCVSLQHLDLSDNNISQTGDLTKLSALKTLLLHGNIITTLCTVPAHLPSSLTVLSLAENEIRDLAEMSYLAPLHSLEQLSVMSNPCVMATPSVPGCDYRPYVVSWCLNLKVLDGYVVSQKEALKAEWLYSQGKGRMFRPGQHAQLLQYLAYTCPLTATTALQTAEDAKLERILSKQRQHQRQLQQTRYCSSPSPSRPTCLDVKQGRVHRTRDEAADNVMAHADVTDPGIQMDTRTGAAYSPAIAATRPPPLPTDALVLQDVSDEEKLDGNPLSSESAFLPFTSAVQPPSPSDSCDEEFDDSLAPATSVQCRPCEEEAAAVKSDMQEDVEFSRTQEAAVRIQSWWRGNWTRHNHSHAREVRAEIRLRRMQDYIIHLRGELERLRRQQEEERLQRRVQEEAVKFLWKQLQIVLEWQASVNQQLGVVQNLVLDPRVPTAAPVPTHNSISESGFHSPGEQQGAPEKSLNSSAGSPEPSLVNVTPAAGDSLLEEYLSSVQRQEEEEEAKGAGDSPSTPCDSSSNTLKELLISPDMDRLKVAESHQS; encoded by the exons ATGATGGGCGTCTCAAAGCTAATAAACTTACGAGTGTTGAACCTCCCGAACAACAGCATTGGATATATTGAGGGCTTGAAGGACCTGATTCACCTCGAATGGCTCAATCTCTCTGGAAACAATATAAAG gtcaTCGAGCAATTGAGCAGCTGTGTTTCTCTTCAACATCTGGATCTGTCAGACAATAATATTTCTCAAACTGGAGACCTCACAAAGCTTTCAGCTTTGAAG ACACTTCTTCTGCATGGAAACATCATCACGACTCTGTGTACTGTTCCTGCCCATCTGCCATCGAGTCTCACTGTCTTGTCTCTAGCGGAGAATGAGATTAGAGATCTCGCTGAG ATGTCATATTTAGCACCACTACACAGCCTTGAGCAGCTGTCAGTCATGAGTAACCCTTGTGTCATGGCCACCCCGTCTGTACCCGGCTGTGATTATCGCCCGTACGTGGTGAGCTGGTGCCTGAATTTAAAGGTGCTGGATGGATATGTAGTTTCACAAAAAGAGGC ACTGAAAGCTGAATGGCTCTACAGTCAGGGGAAAGGTCGAATGTTTCGCCCTGGGCAGCACGCACAACTGCTCCAGTATCTGGCCTACACGTGTCCCCTGACAGCCACAACTGCCTTACAAACTGCAGAGGATGCTAAACTTGAAAGAATCCTCAGCAAACAAAG ACAACATCAGCGACAACTGCAACAAACACGCTACTGCAGTTCTCCGAGTCCATCTCGGCCCACGTGTCTAGACGTGAAGCAGGGGCGCGTGCACAGGACTAGAGATGAGGCAGCTGATAATGTCATGGCTCATGCAG ATGTAACAGATCCAGGAATTCAGATGGACACGCGGACCGGTGCTGCATATTCACCTGCAATTGCTGCCACCCGCCCTCCACCCTTGCCCACAGACGCCCTGGTTTTGCAAGATGTGTCGGATGAGGAAAAGCTTGATGGCAACCCACTCTCTTCTGAATCTGCTTTTCTACCCTTTACTTCTGCAGTTCAGCCTCCTTCACCTTCTGACAGCTGCGACGAGGAGTTTGATGATTCTTTAGCCCCGGCCACGTCGGTTCAGTGCCGCCCATGTGAGGAGGAGGCGGCCGCTGTCAAA AGCGATATGCAGGAGGACGTGGAGTTCAGCAGGACACAGGAGGCAGCTGTGAGGATTCAGTCCTGGTGGAGGGGAAACTGGACGCGCCACAATCACTCACATGCCAGAGAAGTACGCGCTGAGATCCGCCTCCGCAGGATGCAGGACTACATCATCCATCTGAGAGGAGAACTGGAGAG ACTGCGCAGACAACAAGAAGAAGAGCGACTGCAGAGACGCGTGCAGGAAGAAGCTGTAAAGTTCTTATGGAAGCAG CTTCAGATTGTACTGGAATGGCAGGCATCAGTCAACCAGCAACTTGGCGTTGTGCAGAATTTGGTATTAGACCCCAGGGTTCCCACTGCTGCTCCTGTGCCCACCCATAACTCCATCTCTGAATCTGGCTTTCATTCTCCTGGTGAACAACAGGGGGCGCCAGAGAAAAGCCTGAACAGTTCAGCCGGCTCACCCGAGCcgtctcttgttaatgtgacgcCAGCCGCTGGAGACAGTCTGTTAGAGGAGTATCTCTCATCTGTACAGAGAcaggaggaggaagaagaggCTAAAGGAGCAGGGGACAGTCCTTCTACACCATGTGACAGCTCTTCTAACACACTTAAAGAGCTCTTGATCTCACCTGACATGGACAGACTGAAAGTAGCTGAAAGTCATCAATCTTAG
- the rpl24 gene encoding large ribosomal subunit protein eL24: MKVELCSFSGYKIYPGHGRRYARIDGKVFQFLNAKCESAFLSKRNPRQINWTVLYRRKHKKGQSEEVSKKRTRRAVKFQRAITGASLAEILAKRNQKPEVRKAQREQAIRAAKEAKKAKQATKKVSTQSAKAPSKAAPKQKIAKPMKVNAPRVGGKR, from the exons ATGAA GGTCGAGCTGTGTAGTTTCAGTGGGTATAAAATCTACCCCGGCCACGGCCGGCGGTACGCCAGGATCGACGGAAAG GTTTTCCAGTTTCTGAACGCAAAATGCGAGTCGGCTTTCCTGTCTAAGAGAAACCCGCGACAGATCAACTGGACCGTTCTGTACAGACGCAAACACAAGAAGGGCCAATCT GAAGAGGTGTCTAAGAAGCGCACGCGTCGTGCGGTGAAGTTTCAGAGAGCCATCACTGGAGCCTCACTGGCTGAGATTCTGGCCAAGAGAAACCAGAAGCCTGAAGTGCGTAAAGCCCAGAGGGAACAAGCCATCAG GGCTGCCAAGGAGGCTAAGAAAGCAAAGCAAGCAACCAAGAAGGTTTCTACGCAGAGCGCTAAG GCCCCTTCCAAGGCTGCACCCAAACAGAAAATTGCCAAGCCCATGAAGGTCAACGCTCCACGCGTTGGTGGAAAACGCTGA
- the cep97 gene encoding centrosomal protein of 97 kDa isoform X1: MLKIYKNNFTVKLICPIKLRIGCLAVTQAGSMAATNGAIVSDAIVQISNYEGPGVLDLSNQGLHKLDSMFLCPVETQTLILDQNHIIKLEHTERNEALQQLSVACNRLVRMMGVSKLINLRVLNLPNNSIGYIEGLKDLIHLEWLNLSGNNIKVIEQLSSCVSLQHLDLSDNNISQTGDLTKLSALKTLLLHGNIITTLCTVPAHLPSSLTVLSLAENEIRDLAEMSYLAPLHSLEQLSVMSNPCVMATPSVPGCDYRPYVVSWCLNLKVLDGYVVSQKEALKAEWLYSQGKGRMFRPGQHAQLLQYLAYTCPLTATTALQTAEDAKLERILSKQRQHQRQLQQTRYCSSPSPSRPTCLDVKQGRVHRTRDEAADNVMAHADVTDPGIQMDTRTGAAYSPAIAATRPPPLPTDALVLQDVSDEEKLDGNPLSSESAFLPFTSAVQPPSPSDSCDEEFDDSLAPATSVQCRPCEEEAAAVKSDMQEDVEFSRTQEAAVRIQSWWRGNWTRHNHSHAREVRAEIRLRRMQDYIIHLRGELERLRRQQEEERLQRRVQEEAVKFLWKQLQIVLEWQASVNQQLGVVQNLVLDPRVPTAAPVPTHNSISESGFHSPGEQQGAPEKSLNSSAGSPEPSLVNVTPAAGDSLLEEYLSSVQRQEEEEEAKGAGDSPSTPCDSSSNTLKELLISPDMDRLKVAESHQS; the protein is encoded by the exons atgttaaaaatatacaaaaataattttactgTTAAATTAATTTGTCCAATCAAATTGAGGATCGGTTGCTTGGCGGTGACACAAGCGGGAAGTATGGCGGCTACAAACGGTGCGATTGTCAGTGATGCGATTGTTCAAATATCAAATTACGAAG gTCCTGGAGTATTGGACCTTTCAAATCAGGGTCTTCACAAACTGGATTCAATGTTTCTCTGTCCAGTGGAGACCCAGACTCTTATTTTGGACCAGAACCACATTATTAAACTGGAACACACAGAGAGAAATGAAGCTCTGCAGCAG CTGTCTGTGGCCTGCAACCGTTTAGTGCGCATGATGGGCGTCTCAAAGCTAATAAACTTACGAGTGTTGAACCTCCCGAACAACAGCATTGGATATATTGAGGGCTTGAAGGACCTGATTCACCTCGAATGGCTCAATCTCTCTGGAAACAATATAAAG gtcaTCGAGCAATTGAGCAGCTGTGTTTCTCTTCAACATCTGGATCTGTCAGACAATAATATTTCTCAAACTGGAGACCTCACAAAGCTTTCAGCTTTGAAG ACACTTCTTCTGCATGGAAACATCATCACGACTCTGTGTACTGTTCCTGCCCATCTGCCATCGAGTCTCACTGTCTTGTCTCTAGCGGAGAATGAGATTAGAGATCTCGCTGAG ATGTCATATTTAGCACCACTACACAGCCTTGAGCAGCTGTCAGTCATGAGTAACCCTTGTGTCATGGCCACCCCGTCTGTACCCGGCTGTGATTATCGCCCGTACGTGGTGAGCTGGTGCCTGAATTTAAAGGTGCTGGATGGATATGTAGTTTCACAAAAAGAGGC ACTGAAAGCTGAATGGCTCTACAGTCAGGGGAAAGGTCGAATGTTTCGCCCTGGGCAGCACGCACAACTGCTCCAGTATCTGGCCTACACGTGTCCCCTGACAGCCACAACTGCCTTACAAACTGCAGAGGATGCTAAACTTGAAAGAATCCTCAGCAAACAAAG ACAACATCAGCGACAACTGCAACAAACACGCTACTGCAGTTCTCCGAGTCCATCTCGGCCCACGTGTCTAGACGTGAAGCAGGGGCGCGTGCACAGGACTAGAGATGAGGCAGCTGATAATGTCATGGCTCATGCAG ATGTAACAGATCCAGGAATTCAGATGGACACGCGGACCGGTGCTGCATATTCACCTGCAATTGCTGCCACCCGCCCTCCACCCTTGCCCACAGACGCCCTGGTTTTGCAAGATGTGTCGGATGAGGAAAAGCTTGATGGCAACCCACTCTCTTCTGAATCTGCTTTTCTACCCTTTACTTCTGCAGTTCAGCCTCCTTCACCTTCTGACAGCTGCGACGAGGAGTTTGATGATTCTTTAGCCCCGGCCACGTCGGTTCAGTGCCGCCCATGTGAGGAGGAGGCGGCCGCTGTCAAA AGCGATATGCAGGAGGACGTGGAGTTCAGCAGGACACAGGAGGCAGCTGTGAGGATTCAGTCCTGGTGGAGGGGAAACTGGACGCGCCACAATCACTCACATGCCAGAGAAGTACGCGCTGAGATCCGCCTCCGCAGGATGCAGGACTACATCATCCATCTGAGAGGAGAACTGGAGAG ACTGCGCAGACAACAAGAAGAAGAGCGACTGCAGAGACGCGTGCAGGAAGAAGCTGTAAAGTTCTTATGGAAGCAG CTTCAGATTGTACTGGAATGGCAGGCATCAGTCAACCAGCAACTTGGCGTTGTGCAGAATTTGGTATTAGACCCCAGGGTTCCCACTGCTGCTCCTGTGCCCACCCATAACTCCATCTCTGAATCTGGCTTTCATTCTCCTGGTGAACAACAGGGGGCGCCAGAGAAAAGCCTGAACAGTTCAGCCGGCTCACCCGAGCcgtctcttgttaatgtgacgcCAGCCGCTGGAGACAGTCTGTTAGAGGAGTATCTCTCATCTGTACAGAGAcaggaggaggaagaagaggCTAAAGGAGCAGGGGACAGTCCTTCTACACCATGTGACAGCTCTTCTAACACACTTAAAGAGCTCTTGATCTCACCTGACATGGACAGACTGAAAGTAGCTGAAAGTCATCAATCTTAG